In Euphorbia lathyris chromosome 10, ddEupLath1.1, whole genome shotgun sequence, a single genomic region encodes these proteins:
- the LOC136209051 gene encoding uncharacterized protein translates to MASLFFPNQGTTARFLISRSNFREKWIRNLCYNNKIASVCARFSFLPYNTSHSRLSLFRPRIPHLRSPFSSMTTLPQATSNPPQSSSSKTVRFMIKGRVQGVFYRNWTVENATQLGLKGWVRNRRDGSVEALFAGDSDKVQEMEQRCRRGPPDAMVTGLQVFPCDDDPGTGFERRPTV, encoded by the exons ATGGCATCACTGTTCTTCCCTAATCAAGGAACCACAGCCAGATTCCTCATATCCCGCTCGAATTTTCGAGAAAAATGGATCAGAAACCTCTGCTATAACAACAAAATTGCAAGTGTTTGTGCTAGATTCTCCTTTCTCCCTTATAATACCTCTCATTCTCGTCTTTCTCTGTTCCGGCCTCGAATTCCTCATCTCCGATCTCCTTTCTCATCGATGACCACTCTTCCTCAAGCGACTTCTAACCCACCTCAATCTTCCTCATCTAAGACG GTGAGATTCATGATTAAAGGGAGGGTTCAGGGAGTGTTTTATAGGAATTGGACTGTGGAGAATGCGACACAATTGGGGTTGAAAGGTTGGGTGAGGAACAGAAGGGATGGTTCTGTGGAAGCACTCTTCGCCGGCGATTCTGATAAGGTTCAGGAGATGGAGCAGAGGTGCCGCCGTGGTCCGCCCGATGCTATGGTTACTGGCCTTCAGGTTTTCCCTTGTGATGATGATCCTGGAACTGGGTTTGAGCGCAGACCAACTGTTTGA